The DNA sequence CGAAGAACCCGGCGGGCAAGGTCCACCGCAAGATGCTGCGCGATCGCGAAGCGGCCAAGGCCGCCGCAGCGACCGCCTGAAATCCGAATACAGGAGAAGAGAAGATGGCAGCCAAATTCCCCAAGATCACCGAGGAAGGTCTCGCCGACCTGCGTTCGCGCATCGGCGTCAAGATCGAGAACACCGTCGAGCCGTGGAACTATGAAGCCACCCGCGACGCGATCCGCCACTATGCCCACGGCATCGGCGACGACAACCCGCTGTGGTGCGATCCCGAGTATGCGGCCAAGACCCGCTATGGCTCGATCATCGCTCTGCCGAGCTTCCTGTTCACCACCAGCCGCATCGTTTCGGGCTACTGCGGTGGTCTTTCGGGCGTCCACGCGATGTGGGCCGGTGCCGACTGGACCTGGCACAAGCCGGTGTTCCGCAACGACACCATCCGCACCGTTGCCTACCTGAAGGACCTGGTCGAGCACCAGACCAAGTTCGCCGGCCGCTCGTTCCAGCAGATCTATCACGTCGACTTCTACAACCAGAACGACGAGATGGTTGCCGAAGCCGACAGCTGGGTGTTCCGCACCGACCGCGACGAAGCGCGCGAGCGTGGCACGAAGTACACTGAAGCCCGTGGCCGCGTTGAGCCCTTCACCGACGAGCAGCTCGCCGAATGGGGCCAGCTCTACGCCAACGAAGAAGTCCGTGGCGCGACCCCGCGTTACTGGGAAGACGTCAACGTCGGCGACGAACTGCCGCGCATGATGAAGGGCCCGATGACCGTCACCGGCTTCATCTGCTACGCGCAGGGCTGGGGCGGCCTTTACATCCGCGCCAACAAGCTG is a window from the Novosphingobium sp. TH158 genome containing:
- a CDS encoding MaoC family dehydratase N-terminal domain-containing protein, producing MAAKFPKITEEGLADLRSRIGVKIENTVEPWNYEATRDAIRHYAHGIGDDNPLWCDPEYAAKTRYGSIIALPSFLFTTSRIVSGYCGGLSGVHAMWAGADWTWHKPVFRNDTIRTVAYLKDLVEHQTKFAGRSFQQIYHVDFYNQNDEMVAEADSWVFRTDRDEARERGTKYTEARGRVEPFTDEQLAEWGQLYANEEVRGATPRYWEDVNVGDELPRMMKGPMTVTGFICYAQGWGGLYIRANKLAWKMQQAHPGLGIKNRFNVPDCPERVHWDEEFALEVGAPGAYDYGPERNSWLTHHMTNWIGDDGHLHKTSCQIRRHNPDGDVIFIDGKVVEKFEENGKKYVKVEQKATTHRGELSAFGTSVAELPSKG